Below is a genomic region from Carassius carassius chromosome 50, fCarCar2.1, whole genome shotgun sequence.
tataaaaagtattattcaattgataatataatataatgatatgatgatagtaTTTGTTATACGTTAATTGAtgctaatttataatataatataatataatataatataatataatataatataatataatataatataatataatataatataatataatataatataatataatataatataatataatatatattatatatatattgagtatttatttatttattgagaagaGATCTGATACATCTTTCTCTAACAGGTACAGTAAGTTCATATTAGATATATCGTAAATTAGATCAGGAACTTTCACTGTGAAGATTCTTCACGTCAGATCAAAGAGCAAAAGAGATTTAGGCCTTCTAAAAATACCAGTGTGTTCATAGTAAGACAGCATGTTTCTAGTTGTAAGTAGATTATGTCAGTTTACCTGCTAGGAGAATGCAGCACTGCACGTTCACCTCAGTTATCGTGGACATTTTCATATGATCAGCATTGTGAGTTGTGGACAAAGACTGTTTCAGTATGGGTCAAATTCAAAGCGATGAAGATAAAGAAGTGGAACTATCAGACATCCAGCCTCTTTATACCAAATTCATGAGAGAGTGCCCAAGTGGAGCCCTGCATCTTCATGAATTCCGCAAGATCTTCGGAATTCAGAGCACATCAGAAGATGAGGCTTTGTACATAGAAACCCTCTTCAAATCTTTTGACACAAACAGGGTAAGCGCGTGAGTTGAAAAggtcaactatttttttttttttttacagaatttcatttaaattattaaaatgaacatttctAATTTCCTTAAAAATTGAGTGGGGATTGCGAAGCAGCAATTTCTATGCATAATCTGTGATTATATCTGTGATCAGCTAATCGGCTGGAAATCATTCATGTTTCTTTGCAGGATGATGTTATAGACTTTATGGAATTTGTAGCAGCCATCCACCTGGTTCTGAGAGGCAAACTGGAGGACAGATTGAAATGGTCTTTTAAAGTTTACGACAAAGATGACAATGGAAAATTGGACAGGCAAGAGGTCAAACGTGTTATAAAGGTACGAGTGGTCTTGAGTCTCACCATTCtcatctttttttccccctcttctaATGTGTTTCTTGCTTTTTGCTTGTAGATTATTTGCCAACTTCAGAAAAACCACATCAACATGACACCCAATGACATTTGCGACAGGATATTTGAACATTTGGATGAAAACAAAGATGGTAGGAGCCTCTTTTTCCTTGCTCAAATAAATAGTTAAAGACTAAAACATGTAATATCTTGGCATAAACAGCTAAAGGTACATTATATTGTCAAAGACACAGACCATATGTGTAGGCTTAGACTGTTGCTAAATTAAGCTTATCAGTGGTCAGGGAGAGAGAGGCGTGGGGGCTGAAGAAAGAACTCATTAAACACTCTTCCTCTTCACCAACAGGGCAAATTTCCCTGTCAGAGTTCATGGAAGGGGCGAAAAAAGATGCCTCGATTATGGACCTCTTAAAACTGGACACTAATGCACGTGGCTGGTTCAAGAAAAACTGGGCGAAAAAAACATGAGTTTTCATGAGTTCAAGGCCCATGGACCTCTTACAATCTTTCAAATGTTGGCGGCTGCAAATGGGAGAGACCCGGTATGGAGGTCAGAAAATATTTGCCTTCTGTCACAAGTGACGTGTGTGCCTCACCATTGAGCTCATTGATGTTCAACCAACTCACATTTCCTTCTTCGTCTGGTGCTAAAGCTGATATAAGAGCATGAATCGTGTTTTTAGAGGGAACTATAATCATGTTCTGCAGTAAATGTTACTATACAGTATAACCCATTTGTATCCTTTGTAATTaagaagcatttattttttttatttcacaattatgtTATTATTCAGGCATAGGCAGTCCtggtaatattatattacatgaattaatattattatcaaaatacattttttctatattatacattatttatttgtctttacAGTGCATCTGTAATCTTACTGTTTAACCAAAGTTTATGTAAAAACAATCacttatatttaatttgtattattacagTGCTGATTTTTATaccataaaataaattatttacgtTCATACAGTACATATGTAATTTTACTATTCAACCCAATTAATTTTTATGTAcgaatctatatttttttttacttttttcacaaTTATGCTATAATAAGATTATaacaatacaatatataaattattattatattattaaaatgaatttttatgtaatattatgaCAATgtctcttttttgtttgtttatttaactaaTAACATATAACTTTTAATGCCTATAGAAGAttctttcatttttgtgttttttatatttatatcttaaAGGTGCTATGTGTATGGTTTTCATTGTAAAATGCTTTCCCATTGTGCAGTGTATAATCAATATGCAAATGAGTGTTGTCTGATTCTctgatattttgaacaatgagTGCTACAGCATTGGCTTAAACTATCCTTTAAGATCTTGCATGCCCACTGGAATAAATTAATTGACCTCAGAAAAAGTACATTGACTATGCACTTTTAATAAGTGGTTCTTCCTTCAAGGAAAACACTTTCCCTAAATATTTT
It encodes:
- the LOC132133523 gene encoding guanylyl cyclase-activating protein 2-like — translated: MGQIQSDEDKEVELSDIQPLYTKFMRECPSGALHLHEFRKIFGIQSTSEDEALYIETLFKSFDTNRDDVIDFMEFVAAIHLVLRGKLEDRLKWSFKVYDKDDNGKLDRQEVKRVIKIICQLQKNHINMTPNDICDRIFEHLDENKDGQISLSEFMEGAKKDASIMDLLKLDTNARGWFKKNWAKKT